From the Hydrogenothermus marinus genome, one window contains:
- a CDS encoding urea transporter, with protein MKQYILYLKAILNSYSEILFLQGFITGAIILLSTFINPSIGIAGLISVLSAYFIARFLNMGREFLESGFYTYNALLVGLSIGYLFKITPLTIFFTIIAGILTFIFSVMLYKIFSYYLALPILSIPFVVISSILYLSAYSYSNLFVDSLYPHSHFEFLEDIFPLWLSGYFKSLGAILFLPDVFIGIIFSILLFFSSRILFLLSIIGYITGSLSLYFLTGSYSQAFSDITNFNFILIAMALGGIFLIPSIKSYFIALIGVITSTIVLSATKTFWSFYGIPIFTFPFNFTTLSFIYVLGALGFPLLAKIIRKNPEETLDYYLTTQKRFSGTTRGIYLPFSGEWTVWQGFNDEWTHKGNWKYAYDFVITDENGKTYKGDGLNLTDYYAFKKPVLSPVRGRVVKVVSNLPDNPIGTVDRENNWGNYIVIYDFRGFYVELSHFAQNSIKVKEGDWVEIGSFLGLCGNSGYSPQPHIHIQVQATEEVGSLTLPFSFISYISGKQFFSNNLPKKKEKVKPAYPDISIKNKLSFYLDNQFIYEIYKNNQKIDEFSMKVKMEIDGTFYFETEKGKLYFGKDESSFYFYSLKGDDKYLKIIFRAIPKIPLISEKDIKWIDFIPFDIAFNNLFKNLILFIASFNHSIGLVKYEGKIIDYGKFEGLIKNPFSKKEYKSYVILDENLGFKEIKIDSIKFVLKKINYGG; from the coding sequence ATGAAACAATATATTCTCTATCTGAAAGCTATACTAAATAGTTATTCTGAAATACTTTTCCTACAAGGATTTATAACTGGAGCTATAATTCTCCTTTCTACTTTTATAAATCCTTCTATTGGTATTGCAGGATTAATATCTGTTTTATCTGCTTATTTTATAGCTAGATTTTTAAATATGGGAAGGGAATTTCTTGAATCAGGATTTTATACATATAATGCTTTATTAGTTGGACTTTCTATAGGTTATTTATTTAAGATAACCCCTTTAACTATCTTTTTTACTATCATAGCAGGAATTTTAACCTTTATATTTTCAGTTATGCTTTATAAAATTTTTTCTTATTATTTAGCTTTACCAATTTTAAGTATACCTTTTGTTGTAATTAGCTCTATTTTATATCTTTCTGCATATTCATATTCCAATCTTTTTGTTGATTCTTTATATCCTCATTCTCATTTTGAATTTTTAGAAGATATATTTCCTTTATGGTTAAGTGGATATTTTAAATCTCTTGGCGCAATTTTATTTTTACCAGATGTATTTATTGGAATTATTTTTTCTATTTTACTATTTTTTAGCTCAAGAATACTTTTTTTATTATCTATTATTGGATATATTACAGGTAGCTTATCTCTATATTTCTTAACAGGTTCCTATTCTCAAGCTTTTTCAGATATTACTAATTTTAATTTTATCTTAATTGCTATGGCTTTAGGAGGAATATTTTTAATTCCTTCTATAAAATCTTATTTTATAGCTTTAATTGGAGTAATAACCTCTACGATAGTACTTTCTGCAACAAAAACTTTTTGGTCTTTTTATGGAATACCAATATTTACATTTCCATTTAATTTCACCACTTTATCTTTTATTTATGTTCTTGGTGCTTTAGGTTTTCCACTTTTAGCAAAGATTATAAGAAAAAATCCTGAAGAGACCTTAGACTACTACCTCACAACTCAAAAAAGATTTAGTGGTACTACAAGAGGTATATATCTTCCTTTTTCTGGTGAATGGACAGTTTGGCAAGGGTTTAACGATGAATGGACCCATAAAGGAAATTGGAAATATGCTTATGATTTTGTAATTACAGATGAAAATGGTAAAACCTATAAAGGAGATGGCCTTAATCTTACAGACTATTATGCATTTAAAAAACCTGTTTTATCACCAGTTAGAGGAAGAGTAGTAAAAGTAGTTTCAAATTTACCAGATAATCCTATAGGAACAGTTGATAGAGAAAATAATTGGGGAAATTATATTGTAATTTATGATTTTAGAGGATTTTATGTAGAACTTTCTCATTTTGCTCAAAACTCAATAAAAGTTAAAGAAGGAGATTGGGTAGAAATTGGCAGTTTTTTAGGGCTTTGTGGAAATTCTGGATATTCACCTCAACCACATATACATATTCAAGTACAAGCTACAGAAGAAGTAGGTAGTTTAACATTACCATTTAGTTTTATAAGTTATATATCAGGTAAACAATTTTTTTCAAATAATCTTCCTAAGAAAAAAGAAAAGGTTAAGCCTGCTTATCCAGATATTTCTATAAAAAATAAACTTTCTTTTTATCTTGATAATCAGTTTATATACGAAATTTATAAAAATAATCAAAAAATAGATGAATTTTCTATGAAAGTTAAGATGGAAATAGATGGGACATTTTATTTTGAAACAGAAAAAGGAAAACTTTATTTTGGAAAAGATGAAAGCAGTTTTTATTTTTATAGTCTTAAAGGAGATGATAAATACTTAAAAATTATATTTAGAGCTATACCTAAAATTCCTTTAATTTCAGAAAAAGATATAAAATGGATAGATTTTATTCCTTTTGATATAGCTTTTAATAATCTTTTTAAAAACCTAATATTGTTTATAGCATCTTTTAATCATTCAATAGGATTAGTTAAGTATGAAGGAAAGATTATAGATTATGGAAAATTTGAAGGATTAATAAAAAATCCATTTTCAAAAAAAGAGTATAAATCTTATGTGATTTTAGATGAAAATTTAGGATTCAAAGAGATAAAAATTGATTCTATAAAATTTGTTTTAAAAAAGATAAATTATGGAGGTTAA
- a CDS encoding tetratricopeptide repeat protein yields MVKKIILILLAIFNFSFGMSFEDIKKAYHLSYQYEKMQDYKDAIKVLIPIYNKYPTGYTVNLRLGWLYYLNKNYANSKFHYEKAIKALPYSIEAKLGYTLPLLAQGKFSDVEKVCYSIISKDYYNYYANLRLSYVLRKEKKFEDAQKIVNKMLLVYPTDVKFLTELALIKYALKDYKTAKKIFQDIIILDPENILAKNYLYKIIEREK; encoded by the coding sequence TTGGTAAAGAAAATAATATTAATTTTATTAGCAATATTTAATTTTTCCTTTGGCATGTCTTTTGAAGATATAAAAAAGGCATACCATCTTTCTTATCAATATGAAAAAATGCAAGATTATAAAGATGCAATAAAAGTTTTAATTCCTATATATAATAAATATCCTACAGGATATACAGTCAATCTTAGACTTGGTTGGCTTTATTATTTAAATAAAAATTATGCAAATTCTAAGTTCCATTATGAAAAGGCAATAAAAGCTTTACCTTATTCTATAGAAGCAAAACTTGGATATACATTGCCCCTTTTAGCTCAGGGAAAATTCTCAGATGTAGAAAAAGTGTGTTATTCAATAATAAGTAAAGATTATTATAACTATTATGCTAATTTAAGACTTTCTTATGTATTAAGAAAAGAAAAAAAGTTTGAAGATGCTCAAAAAATTGTGAATAAAATGCTCTTAGTATATCCAACAGATGTAAAATTTCTTACTGAGTTAGCATTAATAAAATATGCTTTAAAAGATTACAAAACTGCAAAAAAGATTTTTCAAGATATAATAATTTTAGATCCAGAAAATATATTAGCTAAAAATTATTTATATAAAATTATTGAGAGGGAAAAATAA